The Filimonas lacunae genomic sequence ATAACCTGGCAGCCTCGGAAGGGCTATCCGCAGAAGGACTACAACGAATAAGAAGTAGCAGCATCATGAAGATAGCTGCCGGGAACAGAAGGGCGGTTTTAAACCTTAGAGTTGATTGCATAAGAAAGGTGGCAAGATAGTAAGAATACTTATTAAGTCAAAAAGCCGGTAATTACACTTACCGGCTTTTTCGTTTTACTTTTCCTCTATCACTAGAAATTAGGTCCTTCTTTTTCCTTTTCTTTCTCGTAGGCTCTGATGATGGCTTTTACCAGGCGGTGACGTACCACATCTTCTTCGTCCAGCTCAATATGGGCAATGCCCTCGATGTTACGAAGGATACGACTTGCTTTTTCCAGGCCACTGCGCTGGTTTTTAGGTAAGTCAATTTGTGTGGGGTCGCCGGTGATCAATGCTTTTGCATTAGCACCAATACGGGTGAGGAACATTTTTATCTGCAGATCGTTGGCGTTCTGCGCTTCATCCAAAATGATAAAAGCATTGTCTAATGTACGACCGCGCATGTAGGCCAGGGGAGCTATTTCAATAGTACGGGTACTCATGTAATAGCCCAGTTTATCGGCCGGGATCATATCATCCAGCGCATCGTATAAAGGACGCAGATACGGATCGATCTTTTCTTTTAAATCGCCGGGCAGAAAACCAAGGCTTTCACCTGCTTCTACCGCCGGACGGGTTAAAATGATCTTTTTCACCACTTTGTTCTTCAATGCGCGAACTGCGAGTGCAACGGCGGTATAGGTTTTACCTGTACCGGCAGGGCCTATGGCAAACACAATGTCGTTACGGTCGGCTGCCAGCACCATTCTTTTCTGGTTGGCAGTGCGTGCACGAACGGTTTTGCCGTTAGGGCCAAATACAAGGATGTCGTTGGGATTTTTATCAACAAAGTTGTCGATGGTTTCGGCGTCGTCGCCTCCTAAAATCTGTTCAAAATAGTTTTCTGTAAGCCCTCCGTTTCGTTCCATGTATTGAACGATCAGGTCAATTTTTTCCTTTGCCGTTTCAATGTGTTCAGGTGCACCACTTAGTTTTATTTGTGTACCTCGTGATAAAATTTTTAACAAAGGGAATTTCTTTTTTAGCAGGTCAAGCTTACGATTGTTAACACCGAAAAATTCAATCGGATTTACGGAGTCGAGGTTAATGATTGCTTCTGTCAAGGTGCAAAGCTTTAAGTGATAAATTCGGCCTCTGGGTACTTTCAAGGGAACTGCCGGTGATTGCCACGTTTTAGACATGTACTCATTCATGTCTACTCAAACTTACCCTAAAAACGTACCAAATGCTAATTAAATTATTAACAACTGTGCTGAATATGTGTATGGCTTTCTGCGCTTTTTTCGCTATATTCTAGCAAGGTCGTGTATGGCTTTTTTAGGGTCAGACGATTTGAATACATTACTTCCTGCCACTAACACATCGGCCCCTGCTTTAATGATCTCTGCTGCATTCTGCGCTGTTACACCGCCATCTATTTCAATAAGTACATCGTGGTTTCCTTCGGTGATCATTTGTTTTAACTGCCTGATACGTGTAAGCGTATGGGGAATAAATTTTTGTCCGCCAAAGCCCGGGTTTACACTCATAATCAGCACCGTGTCAATGTCGCCGATAATATCGTGTAACATAGCAATGGGAGTATGAGGATTTATTGCCACACCTGCCTTCATTCCCAGTTGTTTAATCTGCTGAATGTTACGGTGCAGGTGGGGGCAGGCTTCTATATGCACGCTCAGCCTGTCGGCTCCGGCTGCCTTGAATGCTTCGGTGTATTTTTCTGGTTCCACTATCATCAGGTGCACATCCAGCACTTTGCTGGTGGCGGTGCGTATTTGTTCTACCACGGGTAAACCAAAGCTGATATTGGGCACAAACCTTCCATCCATGATATCGAGGTGTAACCATTCAGCTTCGCTTTCATTTACCATTTTGCATTCTTCTCCTAAACGGAGAAAGTCGGATGCCAGGAAGGAAGGTGCGATAATAGCCATATAACAAGTTTTAAAGTGTGTGCACTTATTTTTCGAGCTGCTGAATTTTTTCACGTGCTTCTTTCATGCCTTTATCCAGGCTTAATGCCTGTTTAAAGCGCAGTACGGCGCTGTCTTTTTTATTCATCATTTCGTAGGCGCGTGCCTGATAGTAGTAGGCATCGGCATAAAGCGTGTTGATAGAAGAGGCAAATTTAAAAACGTCCAGCGCTTTATCGTATTGCTGGTGATCGAAATATACCAGGCCTTTTTCTATATAAGCCTCCATATAGGTGTAATTGGCAGCCAGGCAGTTATTCAACTGTTTAATAGCATTGGTGGTGTCGCCGGTGCGGGCATAATATACTCCCGATATAAAAGCACAGTGCGCATCGTATTCGCGGCCTAAGCGCATGTGGTTTACATTGTCTATTACAGCCAATGTTTGTGGGTTTTTATTTTCGGCCATCAGGCTTGCCAGCGATAACATGGCTTCGGGGGCGGGGTAAATGTGCAGGGCGCGCTCATAGTCTTTGATAGCACGGGCGGTATCACCGGAGTGCTCCCATACCTGTGCTTTGGAATACCACAGGCCATAGTTGAGACTATCTTTTTTAATAAGGCTATCCATCTGGGCCAGCGCTTCGGGGTACCAGGCGGCACTATCGTACATCACGGCCAGCTTTAAACGCAATCCGGCGCTATCGGGGCGTAGTTTTAATAAACTTACCAGGCTTTGTGCTTCGGGCGACAGTTCTTTTCTGCTGCTGGTTGCTGTATCTTTATCGTTGTTGTTGCTTTTGTCTTTACAACTGGCAAATAGCGTTATTCCGGCTACTGCTATACTTAATCCGTAATTCATTATCCTGATCATAGAAGCTCAAAAGTAAAAAATCAAAATGCAAAAACGGGCAGGAAAGAGAAAAAGGGCGTGTTTTGGTACTTTGTTGTTTCTGCGGTTACTTTGCCCCCACAAACCAAAGATGATATGAATACCGGATTACTACACTTACATAGTTTTTTACGCTGGGTTATTTTAGTGTTACTGATTGTGAACATTGTAAGGCATTTTGCCAATGCACAGAAGCCTTATACCGCCGGAGATAAAAAACTGGGACTGTTTCTGATGATAGCTGCGCATATTACCTTGTTAATAGGTTTGATTCAGGTAATCTGGGGCAGATACGGCTGGGTGAATGTACCGGCAGGGGAGAATGTTATGAAGAACAGCTTCTGGCGCTTTTTCCTGATAGAACACCCGGTAGGAATGATCATTGCCATCGTGCTGATTACTATTGGTAAAGGTGTGGCTAAAAAGAATATTACCGATGCTGCCAAACATAAGAAAGCGGCGTGGATGTTTACCATTGCATTGATTATTATATTGGCTACTATTCCATGGCCTTTCCGTGAAATCGTGGGTGCTGGCCGTGGCTGGTTTCCGGGCATGCACTAATCACTGAAATTTAAAATACGTTCATCAAAAGGAGGCAATGTTTTACATTTGCCTCCTTTTGATTTTTTCTAATAGCGTACTTACTATCTGATATATGGCTGTAAAACAAAATGATCATAAAACAGTGTTGTTGTTATCGCCTCATCGTTTGCTGGGCGATTATCAGCAGGTGCTGGAATCGTTACATATTATCAAATACGAAGGCAGCAAGGTGGAATATATACCCTGTAAAACAGATGCTGCTGAGGTGAAGGAATATTACCCGCATTTATCCAAACCTGCGAAGGAAGCCTTGCCGGGCTTTACGCGGGAAGGTATTAAGGAGTTGAAAGAGCAGTTGAAAGAGCGTTATAACAAACTAAAGCCGGAAAGTGATTTTGATACTTTTTACCAGCATGCGGCTGTGCGCCGTTTGCAGGAGTTGTTTGAGCCGTTGAAGGCGCAGGCGGCCCAGGTAAAATGGTATCATAAGGTAGAGATGGAGAACGGCAATTTCAAAACTTCGCCTTGTAATTTCAGTGGGTTAAGGCCCATGCTGCAGTTTGAAGTGAGCAGGAGTGAGGAAGGGGAATTACAACTGAATTGTTCTGTATTTGTAAGCGGTGGCGCACACCCTTTGTCGGAATATAAACGCAGCCGTTTTTTACTGGAAAGGGAAGGGGAATACTACCTGCTTACCCATACGGATTACACCACTTTGCAATGGCTGGAACAAAAGCCGGAGCGTTTGTATAATAAAACGCCACAGGCTTTTGCGCAACATATTTTAGCCAAGCTGGAAGGGGAGTATACCGTAAGGCGTAACAACCTGTTTGCAGGGGATGAGGTGAAGGTGGTGCCGCAAAACAGGATTGTGCTGAGTGAAATACATCCTTCTTACCTGGTGATAACGCCGCAATGGTTGTATGACGAGTTTAGTGTGGAAGGAGCGTTTAAAGAAACGATGGAAGTGAGCCGTGATGGCAAGGTTTTCCAGGTAGTGCGGGATAGGGCACAGGAAGAGGCCTTTTTGCAATTACTGGAAAGTTTGCATGAAAGTTTTCCTAATCAGAAGAATGGTTACTACCACATCACATTTGATGAAGCGCGTAAAAAACAATGGTTTTTAAAAGTATACCATCGCCTGCTGGAACTGGATGTGCAGGTGGTGGGCATGGATATGTTGCAGCATTTCCGGTATTCCACTTTTAAAGTGGCTACTACGGCTACTATTGTAAAAGAAGAAGCCAATGCGGTTACGCTGCAAATGTCAGTAAGCTTTGGCAAAGAAGAGATTTCGTTGGTAGAGTTGCAGAAGCAGCTGTTTATACGCCAGCATATGGTGTTGTTAAAAGATACTTCGCTGGGGGTGCTCGATGATGAATGGTTGCAGCGTTACAGTACGCTGCTGCGCCATGGTAAGGTGGCGAAGAATATGGTTACGGTATCGCGCTGGCTGGCTTTTTGCGAGCAGCAGGCTACGGAAGATACCCAGGTGTTGAAGCAGGTGATTCCCAAACCATGGTGGGAGAAATGGGAACTGTGGCAGAAAGACGACGGTTTAATTTATGATGTGCCTGCGGGTTTGAAGGCTACTTTACGCCCGTATCAGCAAAAAGGATATGAATGGCTGAGCCTGCTGGCAGAAGCCGGTGCAGGCGCTTGCCTGGCAGATGATATGGGGTTGGGTAAAACCTTGCAAACCATCACTTTTCTGGCTCAGCAATCGCATTTGCAGGAGAAGGCGGTGCATTTGATCGTATGCCCTTCTTCGTTGTTGTTTAACTGGCAACAGGAATTGAATAAGTTTGCGCCCCATTTGAAAACGCTGGTGCATTATGGCAATAGCCGTAACACACCGCTGGTGATGAAAAAACAACACCAGGTGGTAATTACCAGCTACGGCACTTTGCGGGCAGATATTGAAGAACTGAGCACGATGTCTTTTGCGGTGGTAGCATTGGATGAGAGTCATCATATTAAAAATCCTTCCGCACAGATAACGCGTGCGGTAAGCAGGTTACAGGCTTCGTTTGGCATTGCACTAAGCGGTACGCCGGTAATGAACAATACGTTTGACCTGTATGCACAGATGAACTTTTTGTTGCCGGGCATGTTTGGTAACCGCGAATTTTTTAAGCGGGAATATGCCGATGCTATTGACCGCAACCAGGATGAGGTAAAGATCAAGGCTTTGCATAAGCTTACCTCGCCCTTTATCTTACGCCGTACCAAGCAGCAGGTGGCCAGCGATCTGCCACCGAAAACAGAGATGGTGATGTGGTGTAATATGGAGCCGGCACAAAAGGCTTTGTACGACGAGATTAAAGAGAGCATTAAAAGCAGTGTGTTTATGGACATTGCCAAGGATGGCCTGGGCAAAAGCACGCTGGCTTTATTGCAGGGAATGTTGCGTTTGCGCCAACTGTGTAACAGTCCTTTGTTGCTTCCGGAGAATGACCGTAAAAATTGTACGGAGAGTGTGAAAACCGACCTGTTGATGGAGGAGTTGAGCAATAACCTGAAAGATCATAAGGTGCTGGTGTTTTCGCAGTTTGCTTCCATGTTACGGTTACTGGCGGATGGCTGTAAGGAGCGTGGGCTGGCGTATTATCATTTTGATGGTTCTACACCACCGGCACAGCGGGCCGAAATGGCGAATGCTTTCCAGGAACCTGGTAATAAAGTGAACATCTTTTTAATCAGCTTAAAGGCGGGTAATGCCGGTTTAAACCTTACCGCAGCGGATTACGTATTTTTATTCGACCCGTGGTGGAATACAGCGGTGCAGCAGCAGGCTATTGACCGGGCGCACCGGATTGGACAAACGAAGAATGTATTTGCCTATAAAATGATATGTAAAGACACCATTGAGGAGCGTATTATACAATTACAGCAGCAAAAACATGCCTTGGCAGGGGCGCTGGTAACGGAGGAAGAGGGAGATAGTTTTGTGAAATCGCTTACCGAGGAAGACGTGGCCTACCTGTTCAGCTAGTATAAAGATTGTGTTAAAAAAGGCGGATACTGACCTGTTTAGTGAACGAAATTTACCTTTGCTTGTAATTGAAGCATTGTAGAACGTAAAACTGAATCACATGGAAAAGCAATTTGACGGAAAGGTAGCATTGGTTACCGGGGCAGGATCTGGAATAGGCAAATCAACAGCTTTATTATATGCCGCACAGGGCGCAAAAGTAGTAGTGTCGGACATTAACGAAGCACATGGACAGGCGGTAGTAGAAGAGATTAAAGGAAAAGGAGGAGACGCCTTTTTTATAAAGGCAGATGTAGGTAACGCTACGGATTGTGAGCGTTTGGTAAAAGAAACGGTGAAGCAATACGGTAAGCTGGATGTGGCTTGTAATAATGCTGGTATTGCAGGGGAGAGTAACCTGGTGGGTGATGTGGATATTAACAACTGGAATAAGGTGATTAACATTAACCTGAACAGTGTGTTTTATTGTATGAAGTACGAAATTGAAGCGATGCTGGCCAATGGTGGCGGAAGTATTGTAAACATGGCTTCTATATTAGGCCAGGCTGGTTTTGCCAATTCATCGGCCTATGTAGCAGCCAAGCATGGGGTGGTAGGGCTTACTAAAACTGCCGGTATTGAATATGGTACCAAAGGCATTCGTATCAACGCGGTAGGCCCGGGTTTTATTAAAACGCCTTTGTTAAAGGAAAGTCCTGACAGCAGTCTGGAAGATGCATTGGTACCTTTGCACCCGATAGGCCGGTTAGGCGAGCCGGAAGAGGTAGCGGAGCTGGTTATATGGTTAACCAGTGATAAGGCTTCTTTTGTAACGGCTACTTATTATGCAGTGGATGGCGGTTATCTGGCCAGATAGAATCTGACTTTATATAAATAAAAGGCCCCGGTTTACAGTAAACCGGGGCCTTTTATTTATCAGTTTGTAGGTAAAGCTTATTCTTTTACCAGTTTCATTTCAGCATATACTGTACCTAAAGCTTTATAGGTTATACCGCTGGAGGTTGAATTCTGGTTAACATTTGAACGGCTAATGATGCTTAATGTATCGTTTTTTATAGTGTATTTGCAGCCACTGGCTCCTCCTCCAACAGTTGTAGTTCCATCGGTAACATTTACTAGCGCGCCTGAAGAAAGATAAAGGGAGTCGCTACCTACTGCCTGATAAGCATAACTGACAGTGGTGGGATCTACCGCTTGTGAAAACTCCATGTTGTCGATTGATTGATCCGGATCGTATGCTCCGTTATAGTAACCTGTTACATTTATGGTGCCATAGGCTGTATAGCCAATTCCTTTACTGTCTATTTTGTCGGCGCTAAATACCATAGTACCCACGTTATCGCTGGTGGTGTACTGTGAGGTAGTAATAGTTTGTAATTTTTCGTTGGTAGCAGGAGAAGTTACGGTTAGATCGGCAGTGGTTTTGGCGTTCATTCCAATAAATTTCCAGCTACCAAATAAAGCTGCAGCAGAAGAATTATCTGTTGAATCTGATTCTTTTTTACAAGAAGCGAAAGCGGCTACAACGAAAATTGCGCCTAGGAGAGCATTTTTTTTCATTTTTTACGAGTTTGGTTGAGGGCGTAAAGGTATATGATTTAAAAATATGATTTAGGGTTTCTACTGTTATAAAGACTGCGAGTATTGCCTTTAAGCAGACGAACAGTGATGAAGGGCGGGTGTGTTGAATACGTGCTGGGGGAAGTGTTATAGCGGATAGTTTGGCCAGGTAAGTAAAATGCCCGAACTTTTACTTTTCAATTTTTGCATGAGAATCTAAATACCACACTCCTTTATGAATGAACGTAAATGGGCTGCCTGGAGTGCAGCATTGTTTTTATTAGGCGCCTGTAATTCCGACCTGGATGAAGCGGTTAAGGGACTGGATACCACGGCAGCGCTGGCTATTAATGACACCAGTTTTGCCAGGCATATTCAAGTGCTGGCCTCTGACTCTTTTGAAGGAAGAAAGCCTTTTACGGCAGGAGAAGAGAAAACGATCGACTACTTGTCGGCCCAGTTTAAAGCATTAGGGCTGCAGCCGGGCAACGGCAGCAGTTATGTGCAGGATGTGCCGATGGTGGAAATTCATTCCAAGCCTGCTGGTCCGTTGGTGTTTACGGGCAAAACCGGTTCCCTTTCACTAAATTATCTCGATGATTATGTAGCGGCTACCCGCAGGGTAAAAGAGCAGGTGTCTATTGCTAATTCACCGGTAGTGTTTGCTGGATATGGTATAGTAGCACCTGAGTACAACTGGAATGATTATGCCGGGTTGGATGTAAAAGGTAAAACAGTGCTGGTGATGGTGAATGATCCGGGTTTTGTAGACAGTAGCCTGTTTAAAGGCAGGCGTATGACCTATTACGGACGCTGGACCTACAAGTTTGAAGAAGCGGCGCGCCAGGGGGCTTCGGGTATTATCATTATACACGACACCAAGCCTGCGAGCTATGGCTGGACGGTAGTGCGTAGCAGCTGGAGCAAATCGAAGCTGTACCTGCAAACGGCAGATGATAATATGTCCAGGGCTGTGGTAGAAGGCTGGATCACTACAGAGTCGGCTGCCAAACTGTTTCAGCTGGCAGGTGTTTCGCCTGATTTGTTGAAGCAGGCCGGGCAAAAAGGGTTTAAACCGGTAGACCTGGGTGTAACCACGTCGCTGGTGGTGAACAATGAATTAAAGAAATCTACGTCACATAACGTTTTGGCTTTATTACCGGGTACTGACCGCAAGGATGAGGTGGTTATCTATTCTGCCCACTGGGATCATTTTGGCAAGGGAGAAGCGATTAACGGCGATTCTATTTACAATGGGGCAGTTGATAATGCTTCGGGCACGGCTGCGTTGCTGGAAATAGCTACTGCCTTTTCCAAAGCGGCTAAAAAGCCCTCCCGTTCGGTATTGTTTTTATCGGTAACCAGTGAAGAGCAGGGCCTGCTGGGCAGTGAGTATTATACTATGCATCCCGTTTTTCCCGTAACCAAAACGGTAGCAGATATCAACATGGATGTATTACAGCCTTTTGGCCGTATGCAGGATATTGGGGTGGTTGGTTATGGACAAAGTGAGCTGGATAAGTATGCAGTGGATATGGCAGGCATACAGGGCCGTATGGTGCATGGCGAGCCTGACCCTTCGGGCGGCTGGTATTTCAGAAGTGATCATTTCAATTTTGCCAAAGTGGGAATACCTGCGTTGTATATCGAGAATGGTATTATTTCCACTACGCACGAAGGTGGCTGGGGCAGGGCCCAGGGAGAAAATTACAATAAGCACATTTATCACTCGCCTAAGGATGAATACAACCCTTCGTGGGATTTTTCGGGTATGGTAGAAGACGCACGTTTATTGTTTAATGTAGGGTATAAACTCAGTAATGAAAGCAGTTTTCCCAAGTGGAAAGAAGGATCTGAATTTAAAGCTATCCGCGATAAGCAGCAGGTAGGGGGAAATTAGTGGTAATTTAGGGGGGTAACCCCCTTAAAATACCGTGTTTTAACGGGTTGTCTTACTTGTACAAATGACGTTTATTTGTGACTGTGTAAAGCCCCCTTCCCCTAAACGCTTAGAAGGCCAACTGTGAGGGCTGTTAACATTCCCCTGAAAACTGAACCAGCTATTGGATGGATTGTTTACAGCCCGGGTTGGTTATTTAATCTTCCAGTTCAATTACTTCACAATTTTTGATTTCTTTTCCGTCGATGGCAAAACGGATAAGGGTGCGCACTTTTTGCCAGCCTTGTTTACCAGCTGCCCCGGGATTCATGTGCAGGCATTGCAGCTTAGGATCGAACATGATTTTTAAAATGTGCGAATGGCCGCTGATGAATAAGTTGGGTTGTTGTTGCAGAATAGTGTCTTTTACACCGGGTGCATATTTGCCAGGGTAGCCGCCAATGTGCTGCATATATACCTTCACCTGTTCGCAGGTAAAAATGAGTTTTTCGGGAAATGCTTTTTTGTCAATATCCGCTCCGTCAATATTACCGTAAACACCTTTCAGCGGTTTAAATGCTTTTAATGCTTCGGGTATGGCAGCTGTACCAAAATCCCCTGCATGCCATATTTCATCGCAGTGGGCAAAGTGCCTGAATACCGCCTGATCCAGGAAATCATGTGTGTCTGAAATTAATCCTATACGTGTCATAGCTGATTTAATCTACCAGTTTATCCTGTTGTAATTTTTCAAATGCCATCAATACACCTACCACCTGATGCTGTTGTTGTTGATAATCGTTTAAGGTAAAATAACGTAAGTCGCCAATTTCGGCAGCAGGTTTTGGTGTTTGGCTCAGGTGGTGCAGAAAGCATTGTTGCTGCATGGTAACATCCTGTTCGCCAAAAGCCGGAGCAGTAATATGGTAGTAGGAGATAAGCTCATTTTCGGGAATATGGATATTCAGTTCTTCCTGTATTTCGCGTTGCATACCTGCCACTGCCGTTTCTCCTGCATCTATTTTTCCTCCGGGCAGGTACCATGCCTGTTTGTTGTTACTGAAAGCGAGCAGCAGCTTTCTTTCCTTTACTACAATTAGCCCTGCACATTGAATCATTTTGCTCATAATAGTGCAAATATTGTATCTTTAGCGGAACGATTGCAAGTTTATGCCATTCTTCCGGAATTTTACCTACTGGATTGATAAGCGCAGATGGAAATATTTTTTTCTGCTTGTGACGCTTGCGCTTTCCCATTTCTCTGCTTCTGTTTAGTGTTGGTTATTTTTTATTATTTCAAACCTGTTTTGCTATGCCTTATTATCACAAGCTGGGAGCTATTCCCCATAAACGTCATACCCAGTTCCGTCGTCCGGACGGTTCTTTATATGCTGAACAATTATTTAGTACCGAAGGGTTCAGCAGCGATTATTCTTTATTATACCATTGTCATCCACCTACTGCCATTATAGAAACAGAAGAGCCTTATGATGTAATGCCGCAGATTGCTGAGGAAAAGATGTTGAAGCACCGGAGTTTTGAGGGGTTTAAAATAGCTCCTCAAACCGATTATTTAAAAAGCAGGGTGCCAGTGCTGGTAAACAACGACTGTCATATTTCACTGGCAGCGCCTACGCAAAGTTTATCGAAGTATTTTTATAAGAATGCCGATGCCGATGAAATGCTATTTGTGCATGAAGGCAGCGGGCAGTTGTTAACGCAGTATGGAGTGATTCCTTTTGAATATGGCGATTATCTGGTTATTCCACGCGGCACTATTTATCAACTGGAGTTTAATAACATCAATAACCGGTTGCTGATTGTAGAAAGTTTTAGTCCCATCCGTTTTCCTGACAGATATAAGAGCAAAAATGGTCAGTTGCTGGAGCATTCGCCTTATTGCGAGCGCGATATACGTGCGCCGCAACATTTGCTTACCAACGACTTAAAAGGCGATTATGTGATTAAGACAAAGAAAAAAGGAAGGATGTATCATATCCATTATGCTTATCATCCTTTTGATGTAATAGGCTGGGATGGATGCTGTTATCCTTTTGCCTTCAGTATTCATGATTTTGAACCTATTACAGGCCGTGTACATCAGCCACCACCGGTGCATCAGACTTTTGAAGCGCATAATTTTGTAGTGTGCAGTTTTGTACCACGGTTATATGATTATCATCCGCAGAGTATTCCTGCGCCTTATAACCATAGTAATATAGATAGTGATGAGGTGTTGTATTATGTGGATGGCGATTTTATGAGCCGGAAGCATGTTACCAAAGGTATGATAACGTTACATCCTGGGGGCATACCGCATGGTCCGCACCCAGGTACGGTGGAAAAGAGCATCGGCGCTAAAGAAACCCGCGAACTGGCGGTAATGATCGATACTTTTCATCCGCTGCAACTGACCGTTCAGGCACTGGCAATAGAAAATGAAGGCTATACGATGAGTTGGATGGATTAACGACAGTTGGAAGCTATTAGTTGAAAGTTTTTAATCAGAAACCAGCATATTATTAGTGAATGATAGAATGTCCTGCACATGGTTATGTGCAGGATATTTTGTTTATTGCACTGGCTGAATTAGTTATGTAATAAAATCAATAGTTATGGAATACAGGATACTGGGAACAAGTGATGTGAAAGTAAGTGCTATTACGTTTGGTGCATGGGCTATTGGTGGCTGGATGTGGGGAGGAGCGGAGAGAAAGGATGCTTTGGAAGCTATTCTGGCTTCATATGATAATGGTGTTACTTCTTTTGACACGGCACCTGCTTACGGGCAGGGGTTAAGTGAAGAAATTATAGGGGAAGCTTTGCAGCAAATACCCCGTGATAAGGTACAGATATTAACCAAATACGGGTTACGCTGGGATGTGAAGAAAGGGGAATTCTTTTTTAACAGCACAGATAATGCGGGTAATCCTATTGATATGTACCGCTATGCCGGTAAAGAAAGTGTAATAGAGGAATGTGAAAACTGTTTGCGCCGTTTAGGTACTGATTATATTGATCTGTTCCAGATTCACTGGTCGGACAAAACCACGCCGATAGAAGAAACCATGGAAGCTATTGCACTGTTGCAGCAGCAGGGTAAAATAAAAGCGGGCGGCGTGTGTAACTATACAGCCGATGAAATGAAGGCAGCAGAAAAAGTAGTATCGCTGGCTGCTAACCAGGTGCCTTATAGTATGGTGCTGCGGGATATTGAAAAAGAACTGGTGCCGTATACCCGGCAACATAATAAAGCGATTATTGCTTACAGTCCTTTACAACGTGGTTTGCTCACCGGTAAAATAAAACCGGGGCATGTGTTTAACGATGGCGACACCCGTGCGGGCAATCGTTTTTATACTGATGAAAATATTTCCCGTATCAATGCTTTTTTATCTGGTATAAAACCGCTGGCCGAAAGCAAGGGCGCTACCCTGGCACAGCTGGTAATAGCCTGGACCATTCAACAACCTGGTATTACCGTGGCGTTAGTGGGGGCCAGGAATGCCGAACAAGCCATTCAAAACGCCAAAGCTGCGGAAGTGGTGTTAAAACCGGAAGAAATTATGTTTATCAACGACCGTTTGGCCCAACTGGAGCTTGTTAAACCTTCCTAGGCCTGCGGGCGTATGGCAGGAATATTGTACAGAATTCAGTAAATTACTGTACAATAAAAACAATGCTATATGATCAAGTTTAACGAAATGCAACCAGGCGATTTTGTAATTGCCGAATATGAAGGACAAAGACGTATGGGAGAAGTTACCGGACTGGACCATTCGGCCCGGTTGGTGGGGGTAGAAACAGATGTGCAGGAATTCTGGTATGCTCCTGAACACGTTCATCCTATTTCCATTACTGATGAAAGTTTATCGTGGCTTAACTTTACCAAAGAAGTACAGTCTAACGGCTCTGTAAAATATAAAAAGGGATCGTTTCGGTTGTGGATACCGGCTCCCGACCAGTTTTCTGCGTTGGAAATCTGGTATCGCGAAGATCAGCGCACACACCCTGATGTGCATTATGTTCA encodes the following:
- a CDS encoding M28 family metallopeptidase, whose amino-acid sequence is MNERKWAAWSAALFLLGACNSDLDEAVKGLDTTAALAINDTSFARHIQVLASDSFEGRKPFTAGEEKTIDYLSAQFKALGLQPGNGSSYVQDVPMVEIHSKPAGPLVFTGKTGSLSLNYLDDYVAATRRVKEQVSIANSPVVFAGYGIVAPEYNWNDYAGLDVKGKTVLVMVNDPGFVDSSLFKGRRMTYYGRWTYKFEEAARQGASGIIIIHDTKPASYGWTVVRSSWSKSKLYLQTADDNMSRAVVEGWITTESAAKLFQLAGVSPDLLKQAGQKGFKPVDLGVTTSLVVNNELKKSTSHNVLALLPGTDRKDEVVIYSAHWDHFGKGEAINGDSIYNGAVDNASGTAALLEIATAFSKAAKKPSRSVLFLSVTSEEQGLLGSEYYTMHPVFPVTKTVADINMDVLQPFGRMQDIGVVGYGQSELDKYAVDMAGIQGRMVHGEPDPSGGWYFRSDHFNFAKVGIPALYIENGIISTTHEGGWGRAQGENYNKHIYHSPKDEYNPSWDFSGMVEDARLLFNVGYKLSNESSFPKWKEGSEFKAIRDKQQVGGN
- a CDS encoding metallophosphoesterase family protein, with amino-acid sequence MTRIGLISDTHDFLDQAVFRHFAHCDEIWHAGDFGTAAIPEALKAFKPLKGVYGNIDGADIDKKAFPEKLIFTCEQVKVYMQHIGGYPGKYAPGVKDTILQQQPNLFISGHSHILKIMFDPKLQCLHMNPGAAGKQGWQKVRTLIRFAIDGKEIKNCEVIELED
- a CDS encoding NUDIX hydrolase, translating into MSKMIQCAGLIVVKERKLLLAFSNNKQAWYLPGGKIDAGETAVAGMQREIQEELNIHIPENELISYYHITAPAFGEQDVTMQQQCFLHHLSQTPKPAAEIGDLRYFTLNDYQQQQHQVVGVLMAFEKLQQDKLVD
- a CDS encoding homogentisate 1,2-dioxygenase, translating into MPYYHKLGAIPHKRHTQFRRPDGSLYAEQLFSTEGFSSDYSLLYHCHPPTAIIETEEPYDVMPQIAEEKMLKHRSFEGFKIAPQTDYLKSRVPVLVNNDCHISLAAPTQSLSKYFYKNADADEMLFVHEGSGQLLTQYGVIPFEYGDYLVIPRGTIYQLEFNNINNRLLIVESFSPIRFPDRYKSKNGQLLEHSPYCERDIRAPQHLLTNDLKGDYVIKTKKKGRMYHIHYAYHPFDVIGWDGCCYPFAFSIHDFEPITGRVHQPPPVHQTFEAHNFVVCSFVPRLYDYHPQSIPAPYNHSNIDSDEVLYYVDGDFMSRKHVTKGMITLHPGGIPHGPHPGTVEKSIGAKETRELAVMIDTFHPLQLTVQALAIENEGYTMSWMD
- a CDS encoding aldo/keto reductase, whose protein sequence is MEYRILGTSDVKVSAITFGAWAIGGWMWGGAERKDALEAILASYDNGVTSFDTAPAYGQGLSEEIIGEALQQIPRDKVQILTKYGLRWDVKKGEFFFNSTDNAGNPIDMYRYAGKESVIEECENCLRRLGTDYIDLFQIHWSDKTTPIEETMEAIALLQQQGKIKAGGVCNYTADEMKAAEKVVSLAANQVPYSMVLRDIEKELVPYTRQHNKAIIAYSPLQRGLLTGKIKPGHVFNDGDTRAGNRFYTDENISRINAFLSGIKPLAESKGATLAQLVIAWTIQQPGITVALVGARNAEQAIQNAKAAEVVLKPEEIMFINDRLAQLELVKPS